A DNA window from Brassica napus cultivar Da-Ae chromosome A4, Da-Ae, whole genome shotgun sequence contains the following coding sequences:
- the LOC106446035 gene encoding AIG2-like protein A yields the protein MSGSGTQLHNVFVYGSFQEPEVAKVMLDRTPEIISVTLPGFKRFRLKGRLYPCVIPSEDGEVHGKLLMGLTDEELENVDAVEGNEYERVTVGVVREDNSEKMTVKTYIWINKDDPDIDGEWDFEEWKQLHMKKFIETFKEIMEWKRNPHGKGRDDFNHVLRDAPSA from the exons ATGAGTGGATCCGGTACGCAGCTTCACAATGTTTTCGTCTATGGTAGCTTTCAGGAGCCTGAGGTCGCCAAGGTCATGCTTGATCGCACTCCTGAAATCATCTCTGTAACACTCCCTGGCTT taaGAGGTTTAGGCTTAAAGGACGTTTGTATCCATGTGTTATACCGTCTGAAGATGGAGAAGTTCATGGAaag TTACTAATGGGATTAACGGATGAAGAACTTGAGAATGTAGATGCTGTTGAGGGTAATGAATATGAGAGAGTGACAGTTGGTGTTGTAAGAGAG GACAATTCTGAGAAGATGACtgtgaaaacatatatatggatCAATAAAGATGATCCTGATATCGATGGAGAATGGGATTtcgag GAATGGAAACAACTACACATGAAGAAATTCATAGAGACGTTCAAAGAAATCATGGAATGGAAGAGGAATCCTCATGGAAAGGGAAGGGACGACTTCAACCATGTCCTGCGCGATGCTCCATCGGCTTGA
- the LOC106446033 gene encoding AIG2-like protein A — protein MSRSDAQLHDVFVYGSFQEPDIVNIMLERTPEIISVTLPGFKRFRLKGRLYPCIVPSEAGEVHGKVLMGLTDKELSNLDAVEGNEYEKVTVEVVRKENSAKMIVKTYIWINKNDPDMYGEWDFEEWKQLHMPKFMETIKEIIEINKNHQGKGVEDYTQILHKNLGDAPLS, from the exons ATGAGTAGGTCCGATGCTCAGCTTCACGATGTCTTCGTCTATGGTAGCTTTCAGGAGCCTGATATCGTCAACATAATGCTTGAACGTACTCCGGAAATCATCTCTGTAACACTCCCTGGCTT TAAGAGGTTTAGGCTCAAAGGACGTTTGTATCCATGTATTGTGCCGTCTGAGGCAGGAGAAGTCCATGGAAAG GTGCTAATGGGATTGACGGATAAAGAACTATCAAATTTAGATGCTGTTGAGGGCAATGAATACGAGAAAGTGACAGTTGAAGTTGTAAGGAAG GAAAATTCTGCGAAGATGATagtgaaaacatatatatggatTAACAAAAATGATCCTGATATGTATGGAGAATGGGACTTCGAG GAGTGGAAACAGCTACACATGCCGAAATTCATGGAGACTATCAAAGAAATCATTGAAATAAATAAGAATCATCAAGGAAAGGGAGTAGAAGATTACACCCAAATTCTTCACAAAAACCTTGGGGATGCTCCGTTGTCTTGA